A stretch of Halococcus agarilyticus DNA encodes these proteins:
- a CDS encoding HD domain-containing protein → MGTPDYESQVREVYSELDRIESDALREAVVEAWVLGLERGGWQDIEDIPYAWNIHEITNVEHVRGVTKIALESARVQREFHDADPDIDVLVAACLLHDVGKCYEYVDHVDAERLAGTDRERYASEEIPHSLSGYALAHEVGVPLTVQRAIPHFLGEVPKRTLEAELVKSANSASSNAITQSAMGITLNEWVDEYSQTTG, encoded by the coding sequence ATGGGCACACCGGACTACGAGAGTCAGGTCCGGGAGGTCTACTCCGAACTCGATCGTATCGAGAGCGACGCACTGAGGGAGGCGGTCGTCGAGGCGTGGGTGCTAGGACTCGAACGTGGTGGCTGGCAGGACATCGAGGACATTCCGTACGCGTGGAACATCCACGAGATCACGAACGTCGAGCACGTCCGCGGCGTGACGAAGATCGCGCTCGAATCCGCCCGCGTGCAGCGCGAGTTCCACGACGCCGACCCCGATATCGACGTTCTCGTCGCGGCCTGTCTGCTCCACGACGTCGGGAAATGCTACGAGTACGTCGATCACGTCGACGCCGAACGGCTTGCGGGAACCGACCGCGAACGCTACGCTTCCGAGGAGATCCCCCACTCGCTCTCGGGCTACGCGCTCGCCCACGAGGTCGGCGTTCCCCTTACTGTGCAGCGTGCGATCCCCCACTTCCTCGGCGAGGTACCGAAGCGCACGCTGGAGGCGGAACTCGTCAAGAGCGCCAACTCGGCGTCGTCGAACGCCATCACCCAGTCCGCGATGGGGATCACCCTGAACGAGTGGGTCGACGAGTACAGCCAGACGACCGGATAG
- a CDS encoding thiamine pyrophosphate-binding protein, translating into MTKVSTEIVRTLECLDVEYLFGYPGGRAIELLEALAGSDIEVVRPRDEREASVMAEMYGRLHRKPGVLTGQGPWIGSIGAIGQMEARLGSSPMVAITEASERGDYSTLAPYQQARGDYGGFALPKILDGITKEWWFPRTPNETLRSTQLAFKHATAGRPGPTAVVLDGDAVTAEIPETDEPPTLWSPEEQTQNWESSPTATDVERAADHLANAERPVIVAGNGVHAAGAYDELEAVAETYDAVVTTSYLGKSTIAETHDLAAGVIGSFGHEGANQAVSEADVLLVVGCRLNPMDTNWGATSFIRPDEQTILHADVDTRNAGWVYPADVGLIGDAKQSLALLGQAAEAFAPGNDWARERASDARESFRAPECDADDEPILPQRAVAAIDEIVDENTLVTADSGNNRFWLLNYLQTPARRTYFGSGGVGGMGWAGPAAVSAAITTDRDVVAVAGDGGFTMTMTCIETAVEYGVAPTFVVLNDTSLGMVRQMDDEIPGVDFHDTDFVQVAEGFGAEGMRVRSPENLAERLESAKAADVPTVVDVRIDRDEEMVDTLQSSFYEEVGGLHE; encoded by the coding sequence ATGACGAAAGTTAGCACGGAAATCGTTCGGACCCTAGAGTGCCTCGACGTCGAGTACCTGTTCGGCTACCCCGGCGGGCGAGCCATCGAACTCCTCGAAGCACTCGCCGGATCGGACATCGAGGTCGTCAGGCCGCGCGACGAGCGCGAGGCGAGCGTGATGGCCGAGATGTACGGTCGCCTCCACCGGAAGCCTGGCGTACTCACCGGCCAAGGACCGTGGATCGGCTCCATCGGCGCGATCGGTCAGATGGAGGCGCGGCTCGGCTCGTCGCCGATGGTGGCCATCACCGAAGCCTCCGAACGCGGCGATTACTCGACGCTCGCGCCCTACCAGCAGGCCCGGGGCGACTATGGAGGGTTCGCGCTCCCGAAGATCCTCGACGGGATCACCAAGGAGTGGTGGTTCCCACGGACACCGAACGAGACTCTTCGTTCCACGCAGCTCGCGTTCAAACACGCCACCGCCGGCCGTCCCGGCCCGACGGCAGTCGTTCTCGACGGCGACGCCGTCACCGCCGAGATCCCCGAGACCGACGAGCCGCCCACACTCTGGTCGCCCGAGGAGCAGACGCAAAACTGGGAATCGAGCCCCACGGCGACCGACGTCGAGCGAGCAGCCGACCACCTCGCAAACGCGGAGCGCCCGGTGATCGTGGCGGGCAACGGTGTCCACGCTGCGGGGGCCTACGACGAACTCGAAGCGGTCGCCGAGACCTACGACGCCGTGGTGACGACCTCCTACCTCGGGAAGTCGACCATCGCCGAGACCCACGACCTCGCGGCGGGCGTCATCGGCTCTTTCGGTCACGAGGGCGCGAATCAGGCGGTGAGCGAGGCCGACGTCCTGTTGGTCGTGGGCTGCCGGCTGAACCCGATGGACACCAACTGGGGGGCCACGTCGTTCATCCGCCCCGACGAGCAGACCATCCTCCACGCCGACGTCGACACCCGGAACGCGGGCTGGGTCTACCCTGCCGATGTCGGGCTGATCGGCGACGCGAAACAGAGCCTCGCTTTGCTCGGGCAGGCTGCCGAGGCGTTCGCACCGGGCAACGATTGGGCGCGCGAGCGAGCCAGCGACGCGCGCGAGTCGTTCCGCGCTCCCGAATGTGACGCCGACGACGAGCCCATCCTCCCCCAGCGCGCGGTCGCAGCGATCGACGAGATCGTGGACGAGAACACCCTCGTCACCGCGGACTCCGGCAACAATCGGTTTTGGTTGCTGAACTACCTTCAGACGCCCGCTCGGCGCACCTACTTCGGCAGCGGCGGCGTCGGCGGGATGGGGTGGGCCGGCCCCGCGGCGGTCTCGGCGGCGATCACCACCGACAGGGACGTGGTCGCGGTCGCGGGCGACGGCGGGTTCACGATGACGATGACCTGCATCGAGACCGCGGTCGAGTACGGCGTCGCGCCGACGTTCGTGGTGCTCAACGACACCAGTCTCGGGATGGTGCGCCAGATGGACGACGAGATTCCGGGGGTGGATTTCCACGACACGGACTTCGTGCAGGTGGCCGAGGGGTTCGGGGCCGAGGGGATGCGGGTCCGCTCGCCCGAGAACCTCGCCGAGCGGCTCGAAAGCGCGAAAGCGGCCGACGTCCCCACCGTGGTCGACGTCCGGATCGACCGCGACGAGGAGATGGTCGACACGCTCCAGTCGTCCTTCTACGAAGAGGTCGGCGGGCTCCACGAATAG
- a CDS encoding NAD-dependent epimerase/dehydratase family protein, which produces MATNDTVLVTGGTGFIGSYVAKDLVDAGHDVVAYDLSTDDRILSKLGVAEEVAIRRGDVSEATDVVNAVAETGATHIVHLAALLTNSAESNPRAALDVNVQGTSNVFEAARTLDDQVERVAWASSAAIYAPPHNYDDGGDWWVTEDDLVYPDTLYGATKGYNEHQARVYNEEYGVDHVAIRPTVAYGPYRETGGSAFLANIIEKPALGESFAVEYGDQEIDWQHVEDIAQAFRLVAFTPEEDLSQRIYNVRGELATIQEAAETVRGIVPDADLEVSDEGELPWTQRLDMTAFQEDTGYEIEYDLETGFRKYIDVLREEEGLDPL; this is translated from the coding sequence ATGGCAACCAACGACACCGTGCTCGTGACGGGCGGCACCGGGTTCATCGGCTCCTACGTCGCGAAGGATCTCGTCGACGCCGGCCACGATGTGGTCGCGTACGACCTCTCGACCGACGACCGCATCCTCTCGAAGCTCGGCGTTGCAGAGGAGGTCGCGATCCGGCGCGGCGACGTGAGCGAGGCGACCGACGTCGTGAACGCGGTCGCCGAGACCGGGGCGACGCACATCGTCCACCTCGCCGCGCTGTTGACGAACTCGGCCGAGTCGAACCCCCGCGCTGCCCTCGACGTCAACGTTCAGGGGACGAGCAACGTCTTCGAGGCGGCGCGCACCCTCGACGATCAGGTCGAGCGGGTCGCGTGGGCGTCCTCGGCGGCGATCTACGCCCCGCCGCACAACTACGACGACGGCGGCGACTGGTGGGTCACCGAGGACGATCTCGTCTATCCCGATACGCTCTACGGCGCGACGAAGGGGTACAACGAGCACCAGGCGCGCGTCTACAACGAGGAGTACGGCGTCGACCACGTCGCCATTCGGCCGACCGTCGCGTACGGCCCCTACCGCGAGACCGGCGGGAGCGCGTTTCTCGCCAATATCATCGAGAAACCCGCACTCGGCGAGTCGTTCGCCGTGGAGTACGGCGACCAGGAGATCGACTGGCAGCACGTCGAGGACATCGCCCAGGCGTTCCGCCTCGTGGCGTTCACCCCCGAAGAGGACCTCTCCCAGCGGATCTACAACGTCCGGGGCGAACTCGCAACCATCCAGGAGGCCGCCGAAACAGTCCGCGGAATCGTGCCCGACGCCGACCTCGAAGTGAGCGACGAGGGCGAACTGCCGTGGACCCAGCGCCTCGACATGACCGCGTTTCAGGAGGACACGGGCTACGAAATCGAATACGACCTCGAAACCGGCTTCCGGAAGTACATCGACGTGCTCCGCGAGGAAGAAGGGCTCGACCCGCTCTGA
- a CDS encoding metallophosphoesterase family protein: MVRIAIIADTHIPSRAEAIPEWIREEVERADHTIHAGDFDAAETLDEVRALAGGELTAVTGNMDPQFDLPSVTTVERGGWEFVVTHGTGDIDGYEERVAGVVRETAGDGPAVGVAGHTHQVLDTEVDGVRLLNPGSATGAEPAGTATMMVAEVDDGDIDVAVHDE, translated from the coding sequence ATGGTTCGAATCGCGATCATCGCCGACACCCATATCCCCTCGCGCGCCGAGGCGATCCCCGAGTGGATTCGGGAGGAAGTCGAACGGGCGGATCACACCATCCACGCCGGCGACTTCGATGCGGCCGAGACGCTCGACGAGGTGCGTGCCCTCGCCGGCGGGGAACTGACTGCCGTCACCGGGAACATGGACCCGCAGTTCGATCTGCCGTCGGTGACGACGGTCGAGCGCGGCGGATGGGAGTTCGTCGTGACCCACGGCACCGGCGACATCGACGGCTACGAGGAGCGCGTGGCCGGCGTCGTCCGCGAGACGGCTGGCGACGGACCGGCCGTCGGCGTAGCTGGCCACACCCACCAGGTGCTCGATACCGAGGTCGACGGCGTCCGCCTGCTGAACCCTGGCAGCGCGACGGGGGCCGAACCGGCCGGGACGGCGACGATGATGGTTGCCGAGGTCGACGATGGTGACATCGACGTGGCGGTACACGACGAGTAG
- a CDS encoding PaaI family thioesterase, with translation MDIEAFFEGMPFADLLGVEVTAAADGHAEGHIPMREELSWNQDRMMAHGGVTFTLADTVGGAALVSLVDQPVPTIDMRIDYLEAGTGDLHAEADVVREGGDVGVVDVAVTAADETPVADVRGVYKTG, from the coding sequence ATGGACATCGAAGCGTTCTTCGAGGGGATGCCGTTCGCCGATCTGCTCGGCGTCGAGGTGACCGCGGCGGCGGACGGTCACGCCGAAGGCCACATCCCGATGCGCGAGGAGCTGTCGTGGAACCAGGACCGAATGATGGCCCACGGCGGCGTCACGTTCACGCTCGCCGACACGGTCGGCGGTGCGGCGCTGGTCTCGCTCGTCGATCAACCCGTGCCGACGATCGACATGCGGATCGACTACCTCGAAGCCGGCACCGGCGATCTCCACGCCGAGGCGGACGTGGTTCGCGAGGGTGGCGACGTCGGCGTGGTCGACGTGGCCGTGACGGCGGCGGACGAAACGCCCGTGGCCGACGTTCGGGGTGTGTACAAGACGGGATAG
- a CDS encoding NUDIX domain-containing protein, producing MNETHVVTCFLRNRGEVLLLHRSDEVGSYAGRWGAVAGHAEGDPDGAAREEIAEETGLDDAISFVRAGKSFTVTDDDLDTRWKIHPYLFDCESRAVEPNYETAAFEWVPPTEIGRRETVPDLWTAYERVAPTVETIEADTDHGSAWLSVRALEVLRDRAGVLAASAAGEDEDGDWSDLVTLAETLRTARASMTVVANRINRTMAVANDDRNPEAVERTATAGIDRAFEADEAAAREAAARLDGTVLTLSRSGTALDALHRATIDEVLVCESRPACEGVGVAEELADDRPVTLAIDAAAAHLLAERAVDAVVAGADTVFADGSVLNKVGTRAVAVAAAHENVPVYVVAASDKISTDPEPEPEFADGDRDQVYDGDADLTVTNPTFDRTPAEHVTVVTENGHLGRNDVAEMAAELREFAAWS from the coding sequence ATGAACGAAACCCACGTCGTTACCTGTTTTCTCCGGAATCGTGGCGAAGTTCTCCTGCTCCACCGCAGCGACGAGGTCGGCTCGTACGCCGGTCGGTGGGGCGCGGTCGCGGGTCACGCCGAGGGTGATCCCGACGGGGCCGCGCGCGAGGAGATCGCGGAGGAGACGGGGCTCGACGATGCTATCTCGTTCGTCCGCGCGGGCAAGTCGTTCACGGTGACGGACGACGACCTCGATACACGGTGGAAGATTCACCCGTACCTGTTCGACTGCGAGTCGCGCGCAGTCGAACCGAACTACGAGACGGCTGCCTTCGAGTGGGTCCCGCCGACGGAAATCGGTCGGCGCGAGACGGTTCCCGACCTCTGGACGGCCTACGAGCGCGTCGCGCCGACGGTCGAAACGATCGAGGCAGACACCGACCACGGCTCGGCGTGGCTCTCGGTGCGCGCGCTGGAGGTGCTCCGGGATCGTGCCGGCGTGCTCGCGGCATCGGCCGCCGGCGAGGATGAGGACGGTGACTGGAGCGATCTGGTGACTCTCGCCGAGACCCTTCGCACGGCGCGAGCGAGCATGACGGTCGTCGCGAACCGGATCAACCGCACGATGGCCGTGGCGAACGACGACCGGAACCCTGAAGCAGTCGAGCGCACCGCAACTGCGGGGATCGACCGCGCGTTCGAGGCTGACGAGGCGGCCGCACGCGAGGCGGCCGCGCGACTCGACGGCACGGTACTGACGCTCTCACGCTCGGGGACGGCACTCGACGCGCTCCACCGGGCGACGATCGACGAAGTGCTCGTCTGTGAGTCGCGACCCGCATGCGAGGGAGTCGGCGTCGCGGAGGAACTCGCGGACGACCGTCCTGTGACGCTCGCGATCGACGCGGCGGCCGCCCACCTCCTCGCGGAGCGCGCAGTCGACGCCGTGGTCGCCGGTGCTGACACCGTGTTCGCCGACGGCAGCGTGCTGAACAAGGTCGGAACGCGGGCCGTCGCTGTCGCCGCCGCCCACGAGAACGTGCCGGTGTACGTCGTCGCCGCGAGCGACAAGATCAGCACCGATCCAGAGCCAGAGCCCGAGTTCGCGGATGGCGATCGGGATCAGGTCTACGACGGCGACGCCGATCTCACCGTAACGAACCCGACGTTCGACCGAACGCCGGCCGAGCACGTGACCGTCGTCACCGAGAACGGGCATCTCGGACGGAACGACGTCGCCGAGATGGCGGCGGAGTTGCGCGAGTTCGCGGCGTGGTCGTGA
- a CDS encoding M24 family metallopeptidase encodes MYERSFMEGTRGTQAVDWEERIDVKRLREERYEKTLERLQDSELGSMLLVSDPNIRYVTGLAMTGGSGADHYTLLTENGDVVHWDTADHASNQRFNCPWLDDIRYACPGLGNVPRASGRDSARDFLTGKMAELVEEAMAEYGVAKEPMGLDVGSTGLIDAFESDGVEVRTKECVDLMHDARKVKTTDEIECLRMVAAICEAGFQKITESARPGKRESEVWGDAVGELWRHGAMAQGGYVTSGPNTWPKHQANTTDRMMRPGDIVYADFYNIGYLGYRSCYYRTFSMGEPTQAQKDAYETARDNLYDVLERIEPGATTDEIAQGFPDMEGEHADWYDADEHWQMTTNHWAHGLGLQLYEVPLIWRGLSPEHPIEIEEGMTMAVETMEPAERQGVRVEEMVVVRENGVEILSQWPVEEITQIDY; translated from the coding sequence ATGTACGAGCGAAGCTTCATGGAGGGAACGCGGGGGACCCAGGCCGTCGACTGGGAGGAGCGCATCGACGTCAAGCGCCTCCGCGAGGAACGCTACGAAAAGACCCTGGAGCGGCTCCAGGACTCCGAGCTCGGCTCGATGCTCCTCGTATCGGATCCCAACATCCGGTACGTCACCGGGCTCGCCATGACCGGCGGGAGCGGGGCGGACCACTACACGCTGCTCACCGAGAACGGCGACGTGGTCCACTGGGACACCGCGGATCACGCCTCGAATCAGCGGTTCAACTGCCCGTGGCTCGACGATATTCGCTATGCGTGCCCCGGCCTCGGGAACGTCCCGCGCGCGTCGGGCCGCGACTCCGCGCGTGACTTCCTGACCGGGAAGATGGCCGAACTCGTCGAGGAGGCGATGGCGGAGTACGGCGTCGCCAAGGAGCCGATGGGACTCGACGTCGGGAGCACGGGATTGATCGACGCCTTCGAGTCGGATGGCGTCGAGGTCCGCACGAAGGAGTGCGTCGACCTGATGCACGACGCCCGGAAGGTGAAGACCACAGACGAGATCGAATGTCTCCGAATGGTCGCGGCGATCTGTGAGGCAGGATTCCAGAAAATCACCGAATCCGCCAGGCCAGGCAAACGTGAATCGGAGGTCTGGGGCGACGCGGTGGGCGAGCTCTGGCGACACGGGGCGATGGCCCAGGGTGGGTACGTCACCAGCGGGCCGAACACGTGGCCCAAGCATCAAGCGAACACCACCGACCGGATGATGCGGCCTGGCGACATCGTCTACGCCGACTTCTACAACATCGGCTATCTGGGCTACCGGTCGTGTTACTATCGGACGTTCTCGATGGGCGAACCCACGCAAGCTCAAAAGGACGCCTACGAGACTGCGCGCGACAACCTCTACGACGTGCTCGAACGTATCGAGCCGGGCGCGACCACCGACGAGATCGCGCAGGGATTCCCGGACATGGAGGGCGAGCACGCCGACTGGTACGACGCCGACGAACACTGGCAGATGACCACCAATCACTGGGCGCACGGCCTCGGACTCCAGCTCTACGAAGTCCCGCTGATCTGGCGCGGACTCTCGCCGGAGCACCCGATCGAGATCGAGGAGGGGATGACGATGGCGGTCGAGACGATGGAGCCGGCGGAGCGCCAGGGCGTCCGGGTCGAGGAGATGGTCGTCGTCCGCGAGAACGGCGTCGAGATCCTCTCGCAGTGGCCGGTCGAGGAGATCACTCAAATCGACTACTGA
- a CDS encoding Tm-1-like ATP-binding domain-containing protein, which produces MGVVVIGTLDTKAEEIDFARSVVEAQGVDVHVVDAGVLGEPGFEPDTSAAAVAEAADTSLDALREAGDRGEAMTAMGEGAAAVATRLHEESVLDGVLGLGGSGNTSVATAAMRALPYGVPKLMVSTMASGDVRPYVESKDVMMLYSVADVEGLNQVSRTVIANAALAMVGMVANEPDVGVEDRPTIGITMFGVTTPCVQTAREWLEGEGYETIVFHATGTGGEAMEGLVEQGVIDGVLDVTTTELADELVGGVLSAGPDRLEAAGRVGVPQVVSTGALDMVNFGPKDDVPTEFEDRHLHVHNPQVTLMRTTPEENAELGRILAEKLNDATGPTELVLPLGGVSMLDVEGEDFHDPEADAALFDALRETLDDDTVELTEAETDINDEEFALTLARHLDERLRDAGHDP; this is translated from the coding sequence ATGGGCGTCGTCGTCATCGGAACCCTCGATACGAAGGCCGAAGAGATCGATTTCGCGCGCAGCGTCGTCGAGGCACAGGGCGTGGACGTTCACGTCGTGGACGCGGGCGTGCTGGGTGAGCCGGGGTTCGAGCCGGATACGTCCGCGGCGGCGGTGGCCGAGGCCGCCGACACGAGCCTCGACGCGCTCCGCGAGGCGGGCGATCGCGGCGAGGCCATGACCGCGATGGGCGAGGGGGCCGCCGCAGTCGCGACCCGACTGCACGAGGAGAGCGTCCTCGACGGCGTGCTCGGGCTCGGCGGATCGGGCAACACGTCGGTGGCGACGGCGGCGATGCGAGCACTCCCGTACGGCGTCCCGAAGCTCATGGTCTCGACGATGGCCTCCGGCGACGTCCGGCCGTACGTCGAGTCGAAGGACGTGATGATGCTGTACTCCGTCGCCGACGTCGAGGGGCTGAACCAGGTCTCTAGGACTGTGATCGCCAACGCGGCGCTGGCGATGGTGGGGATGGTCGCAAACGAGCCCGACGTCGGAGTCGAGGACCGTCCGACCATCGGGATCACGATGTTCGGCGTCACGACGCCCTGCGTCCAGACCGCTCGCGAGTGGCTGGAGGGCGAGGGCTACGAGACGATCGTGTTCCACGCCACCGGCACGGGGGGAGAGGCGATGGAGGGCCTCGTCGAACAGGGAGTGATCGACGGCGTGCTCGACGTCACGACGACCGAACTCGCCGACGAGCTGGTGGGGGGCGTGCTCTCGGCCGGCCCCGACCGCCTGGAGGCGGCCGGGCGCGTCGGGGTTCCACAGGTGGTCTCGACCGGGGCGCTCGACATGGTGAACTTCGGGCCGAAAGACGACGTCCCCACCGAATTCGAGGATCGCCACCTCCACGTCCACAACCCCCAGGTGACACTGATGCGAACCACACCCGAGGAGAACGCCGAACTCGGCCGGATCCTCGCCGAGAAGTTGAACGACGCGACCGGGCCGACAGAGCTCGTGCTGCCGCTCGGCGGGGTGTCGATGCTCGATGTCGAGGGCGAGGACTTCCACGACCCGGAGGCCGATGCAGCGCTGTTCGACGCCCTCCGCGAGACGCTTGACGACGACACTGTCGAACTCACCGAAGCCGAGACCGACATCAACGACGAGGAGTTCGCGCTGACGCTGGCGCGCCACCTCGACGAACGGCTGCGCGACGCGGGACACGACCCGTAG
- a CDS encoding IclR family transcriptional regulator — translation MSGNERSNRPVTTTETSIRILELLKSNGGMSLAELADELDMARSTIHRHLLTLENNDLIGRADGEYHLGLRLLDFGMRARDRIDFYHAARPLVDRLAAETDEKVWLVAKDGRFSVHLYKAYGDNPLETSARVGQRRYLHQLAAGKAILSQLPDEEVRDVLDHCGLPEQTEHTITERDELLDELDGIRDRGYAFNRGESITGLNAVGAPIRDADGYPVGAISISGPANRVKGDLLREELPDKLLAAIDEIHIHLRYASNGEGGRPE, via the coding sequence ATGTCCGGCAACGAACGGTCGAATCGTCCGGTAACCACCACCGAGACCTCTATCCGGATCCTCGAACTTCTGAAGTCCAACGGAGGGATGAGCCTTGCCGAGCTCGCCGACGAACTCGACATGGCCCGGAGCACCATCCACCGCCACCTCCTGACCCTCGAAAACAACGACCTCATCGGCCGTGCGGACGGCGAGTACCACCTCGGGCTCCGGCTGCTCGATTTCGGGATGCGCGCCCGCGACCGGATCGATTTCTACCATGCCGCCCGCCCGCTCGTCGACCGCCTCGCGGCCGAGACCGACGAGAAGGTCTGGCTCGTGGCGAAGGACGGTCGCTTCAGCGTCCACCTCTACAAGGCCTACGGCGACAACCCGCTCGAAACCTCCGCACGGGTCGGCCAGCGACGGTATCTCCACCAGCTCGCCGCCGGGAAGGCGATCCTCTCACAGCTCCCCGACGAGGAGGTTCGGGACGTGCTCGATCACTGTGGCCTCCCCGAGCAGACAGAGCACACGATCACCGAGCGCGACGAGCTGCTCGACGAACTCGACGGGATCAGGGACCGTGGCTACGCCTTCAACCGTGGCGAGTCGATCACTGGCCTGAACGCGGTCGGCGCGCCGATCCGCGACGCCGACGGCTATCCGGTCGGTGCGATCAGCATCTCCGGCCCCGCGAACCGGGTGAAAGGCGACCTCCTTCGAGAAGAACTGCCGGACAAACTGCTCGCCGCGATCGACGAGATCCACATCCACCTCCGGTACGCCTCGAACGGGGAGGGCGGTCGGCCCGAGTAG
- a CDS encoding EthD domain-containing protein, which translates to MYKHVALLVRQEGMSYEEFREYWEGNHSPLAKDIEGVVRYQTVYPNDPDNAEFDGLAELYFETLDDLHEALGSEGSRDYDPTREVAAKAREDVNNFLDVERRPRFIGEEKIWKDEVDGDTDGLYKHSAFLVRQEGMSHEEFREYWEGNHSPLAKDIEGVVRYQTVYPTDPENAEFDGVAELYFETLDDLHEALGSEGSRDYDPTREVAAEAREDVNNFLDVERRPRFIGEEKVWKNEAEDVEGY; encoded by the coding sequence ATGTACAAGCACGTCGCGCTGCTCGTCCGCCAGGAGGGAATGAGCTACGAGGAGTTCCGCGAGTACTGGGAGGGAAACCACTCCCCGCTCGCGAAGGACATCGAGGGCGTCGTTCGCTATCAAACCGTCTATCCGAACGACCCCGACAACGCCGAGTTCGATGGGCTCGCGGAGCTGTATTTCGAGACGCTCGACGATCTCCACGAGGCTCTCGGCAGCGAGGGTAGTCGGGATTACGATCCCACACGCGAGGTCGCTGCAAAAGCCCGCGAGGACGTGAACAACTTCCTCGACGTCGAACGCCGGCCCCGCTTCATCGGTGAGGAGAAGATCTGGAAGGACGAAGTCGACGGCGACACCGACGGCCTCTACAAGCACTCGGCGTTCCTCGTTCGGCAGGAGGGAATGAGCCACGAGGAGTTCCGCGAGTACTGGGAGGGAAACCACTCCCCGCTCGCGAAGGACATCGAGGGCGTCGTTCGCTATCAGACCGTCTATCCCACTGATCCCGAAAACGCCGAGTTCGACGGCGTCGCTGAACTGTACTTCGAGACGCTCGACGATCTTCACGAAGCCCTCGGCAGCGAGGGCAGTCGGGATTACGATCCGACTCGGGAAGTGGCTGCGGAGGCCCGCGAGGACGTGAACAACTTCCTCGACGTCGAACGCCGACCCCGCTTCATCGGCGAAGAGAAGGTCTGGAAGAACGAGGCCGAGGACGTCGAGGGGTACTGA
- a CDS encoding LLM class flavin-dependent oxidoreductase, with protein MQLGTGLFTGQRRPDDDRSMSELYDEILTLGRAIDDAGLDSAWISEHHFAEDGYLSGTMPTLGALAAATSDIEIGTCIALAPLYDGVRLAEDAATVDLLSDGRLTLGLAIGSNPDEFEQFGVPIEERAERLADQVDLLRAAWSEGPLDYDAEFHDVAPDVTVTPKPDRDVPLMLGGAAKPAVRRAARTADAWCAPSKLSLTGIEKRVEDIRQVRAEEDIDGEFTVYALQHGWVGDSREEAWETMKPGYFYIQRRYAEIFSGEPVDELPKERKQELKDQAIFGTPEQVADELDRYREAAGDDVHCVFRTYHPGVGTDAMAECIERLGTEVAPKLR; from the coding sequence ATGCAACTCGGTACTGGACTGTTCACCGGCCAGCGCCGCCCCGACGACGACCGATCGATGAGCGAGCTCTACGACGAGATCCTCACGCTCGGGCGCGCGATCGACGACGCCGGACTCGACAGCGCGTGGATCTCCGAGCACCACTTCGCCGAGGACGGCTATCTCTCGGGCACGATGCCAACCCTCGGTGCGCTCGCGGCCGCCACCTCGGACATCGAGATCGGGACGTGTATCGCGCTCGCACCGCTGTACGACGGCGTCCGTCTCGCCGAGGACGCCGCGACGGTCGATCTCCTCTCGGATGGTCGGCTCACCCTCGGGCTCGCCATCGGCTCGAACCCCGACGAGTTCGAGCAGTTCGGCGTGCCGATCGAGGAGCGCGCCGAGCGGCTCGCGGACCAAGTCGACCTCCTCCGGGCGGCGTGGTCCGAGGGCCCGCTCGACTACGATGCCGAGTTCCACGATGTCGCGCCCGACGTCACCGTGACTCCGAAACCCGATCGCGATGTCCCGCTAATGCTCGGCGGCGCGGCGAAACCCGCAGTGCGGCGGGCCGCCCGGACCGCCGACGCGTGGTGTGCGCCCTCGAAGCTCTCGCTCACCGGGATCGAAAAGCGCGTGGAGGACATCCGGCAGGTTCGCGCCGAGGAGGACATCGACGGCGAGTTCACAGTCTATGCGCTCCAGCACGGCTGGGTCGGCGACTCGCGCGAGGAGGCGTGGGAGACGATGAAACCCGGATATTTCTACATCCAGCGCCGCTACGCCGAAATCTTCTCGGGCGAGCCGGTCGACGAACTCCCCAAGGAGCGCAAACAGGAGCTGAAGGACCAGGCGATTTTCGGCACGCCGGAGCAGGTCGCCGACGAGCTCGACCGCTACCGCGAGGCTGCCGGTGATGACGTTCACTGCGTGTTCCGTACTTACCATCCTGGTGTCGGCACCGACGCGATGGCCGAGTGTATCGAACGGCTCGGCACCGAGGTCGCGCCGAAGCTTCGCTGA